Proteins found in one Rhodobacter capsulatus SB 1003 genomic segment:
- a CDS encoding invasion associated locus B family protein — protein MKTIITSVAAVLAASLALSPVAQAQESSNRVAAKTDWSVFVEDSPKECWGVSPPKKSAASKDGKPVQARRSEILLFVTFRPGKAGEVMFMAGYPFADGSTADLKVNTGASFTLFTNGEGAWAGSPEEDAKLIAALKSGAEVTISGRSGRGTKTEDTFSLMGFTAAMEEAAKRCK, from the coding sequence ATGAAGACGATCATCACGAGCGTCGCAGCGGTTCTCGCCGCGTCGCTGGCACTTTCCCCTGTCGCCCAGGCGCAGGAAAGCTCGAACCGCGTCGCCGCGAAGACCGACTGGAGCGTCTTCGTCGAAGACAGCCCGAAAGAATGCTGGGGCGTGTCGCCGCCGAAAAAATCGGCTGCCAGCAAGGACGGCAAGCCGGTGCAGGCGCGGCGCTCGGAAATCCTGCTCTTCGTCACCTTCCGTCCCGGCAAGGCCGGAGAGGTGATGTTCATGGCGGGCTATCCCTTTGCCGATGGCTCCACCGCCGATCTGAAGGTGAACACCGGCGCCAGCTTCACCCTGTTCACCAATGGCGAAGGCGCCTGGGCGGGCTCGCCCGAGGAAGACGCCAAGCTGATCGCGGCGCTGAAATCGGGGGCCGAGGTGACGATCTCCGGCCGGTCGGGGCGTGGCACCAAGACCGAGGACACCTTCTCGCTGATGGGCTTCACCGCGGCGATGGAAGAAGCGGCCAAGCGCTGCAAATAA